The window TAAGCTCTCCACCTACGTCCCCCTCCAACTCTATTGTGCATTTCTTGCTCGGTGGAGTGCCCGTCGTGATAGCAATCGAGTAcctctcagttcgccgtgaccaccagtgcttggtggagatCGCGATGTCGACCTTAACCTTCACTTTCGCTCAGTCGGCCTGAAGCTTCCTCTTCACTCGGTCGGCCTTAAGCTTCGCTTTCGCTCGGTCGGCCTTAAGCTTCACTTTCGCTCGGTCGGCCTTAAGTTTTGCTTTCGCTCAGCAAAAGCCTTCGCTCGGTTGGCAGCTATTTCACTCGGTCGGCAGTCATTTCGCTCAGTCGGCAGCAACTCGCTCAACATAAGTCTTTGCTTGGTTGGCAGCTATTTCGCTCAGTCGGCCACTGTGAAGCCTCTCGCTCGCCTAACTCGCCCGGTCGCCCACTGTGAAGCCTCTCACTCGACTAACTCACTCGGTCGACCACTATGAAGCATGCATTCAACACTTGTCAGACATCATCCTTTGCTAATAGCCTGAGATTATAATCTCAGGTCATTTCAtcatataagttgaatttaagtTTGTATATTTAAATTCGGTTAAACCTTTAAAAATCTTTGACAATAAATTATTTCCACACCACCTATTATTATCtttaatataattaatctaatttatttttaaaaaataattaaatataaattgattTAATTGTAAAAATATCTAAATTGAACTAAAGATAATGCATTTCATGTGCAGAAGAATGTCCATGATTAAAGTGTCTCCCATTAAACCAATGTGAGTGGAAGAATGTGCAGAAGAATGCTTTTCGAGCCACGCGTGCTTCTCCAGTGATTAAAGTGCACAAGCAATTTGGATGATGGTAAACCAACGGCATAGTTGTAATTTTTAGagacttattttcaaaatatccAAGGCGTCGTTGGGTTCTCCAGTGCGTAGCTCTTGCAAGACTATTAAACCTTGGTTGCATCTTTTTATGTCTAGATTGGCAGAACGAAAAAACAAAAGGGCTTGGTGTGGCTCGTAGCCGACCAAAATTTTTtccttaatatttaaaatttaaattatttcttgaaaaatattattaaaataataaaaaataaagtttttttttttaatatacaaATAATTGTGAGCCAAACTCAGCCCAATGGTACGATGAACCCAATTCAAATGTTGGGGCAAACATGACGCTTTTCTAATTTATGTGAAGTCGAGCCTATGGACGAAGCCCCTACACCCAACAGgccaacaacaaccaagcttagGACCCAACACAATATGACTGTTTGCATTGACGAAGAAATATATGCACTCAGCAAACCTATTAATTTTCCATACGTGTTTGTTATACTTGCctactatttaattaaaaattgtttttgtcaatattttgaaTAATATGTTGTATCAAGGAAtatattttaagtaattttacTTCTTAATATAATAATAcactataaattttgaaaattagtcATAATATAAACAGTAATCATATAAAAagtataatttaattaacttaaaattctccGTATTAATTTGATTGTTAACATATATCACCACTTCAAATAATTTATCACTGTACACATTATATGAACTTCTCCCTTTTATAtacattaatatttattttaatattaatattgattaTTGGTGGGACCCACTATCTATTTATTCATTTTATTctttatatgtattttttttatttttatataaaatctgTCCATGaactattttatataaaaatatttttattgttaATATGTGAGTATTATAACATCCATCCATATTGGTGTGTAAAAAGCTCCATAATAATTTGAGATATTTCTCTCAAATATTTGTGGACTCCACTTTTACATCATCTTTCAAATATTTCACTATTCAAATATTTCAACTTTCACAATAAAATATCCCCTCAATTTTAGATGGGACCCACCatattcaattaaaaaataaaaaataataaaaaaatagtggCAGCCCACTTTTTGTGGGCCCCACATGAGGAAATCACCGGGCACACATCTGTGCCCGGTGATTTCCATTATTCCCTCAAATATCCCCCCACAATGGGGGATATTTGAGAGGGGggatatttggagaaatatcCTCTCCAAATATCTTCTATTGGAGATGCCCTAATAAATACTATTTGAGTATTATAACACTCACatattaatatcaatatggaTACTTATTAACACAGATTCACAATCATTTTAACAttaatgatccggcggtaagaacagggacccccctctgagggaagtcaacgccacgtggaagtcaaagggccgaacggtcgaccggagaagaggagaccgatcggccgaacggggtctcatcggagtcaaaggcacccggcgaggagtcagggttccgacgctcgttgaacatgattgtacggccgagcgggtagcccactCGACCAAAGGCATAAGGTagcaatactgcgaacagtctccacagagcacactaccgggaatatcctaagtggaccagcacatatgaccggccggacgcaaggggactgccgaccgaccggacacttggcatggagtaagaagagacaacaggacaaggaaacatcctctgacagcgggtatggcTAACGAGcgagccatacgcaggatcttatgacagagggttctgctgtcccatcagagacgtgctcggactgtagcagtatggtgtcagacaagcactacaaaaaaaatacccGTATAGGAGCGGTTTATTAGGAGCAATTTTAATACCATTCTTGAAAATCAAATAATAGAAACAGTTTGAACTAAATCGTTTCTAATGCCTTACCTTTTTAGAACGATTTTGCAACCGCTCTTGTTGAATAGTTATAACACCGATTTGAATAAACCGCCGCTGAAACCACTCTTAATGATTCAACTATTGAAAGCAATCTTGAAACTACTGATATTGGGTACATTTAGCAGCGGTTTTATGTTAAACGCTGCTACTAACTGTTTCTATTGTTCTAATTTCTAATAACACTTATCAAACAGTATACTTTTAGCAGTCATTCTGTAAATCACTCttatcgaagttaaaattgatcaatatttttttaaaaaaataacaattaaattgtataatttacttaatataattttattttgtatatctcaaatttaaatttatttatttaatataaatatttattagtcaaacaaattattctttaaataacttataaaatcttaattttatttatatcgattttcattcttttcttatttttatctttgttaaaagaaaattcttaattttatatataccaattttctttcttttcttatatgtattttctttaaatttttttccttaatattttttcctAAACACATAACTTTCATTCCCGGCATCGCATGCAACCTCCACACTTTCATCTTTCTCTATCTATCTCTGAAATTCTAAATCTCATGTCAAAAATCTTTCCTCTTTTTCTATTCAACTTCGAACCTAGATCTCACGCCaaaaacttttcttcttcttctattcaaCTCCAAAATACTAAATCTCACTCTGAAAAatctttctctttctttattcGATTTTATCCATCCTCCAATTCGCACCACTAGAATAtaactttgatatttttttataaatattttataatggcatttattaaaaaattatttattttaaaattaaaaaataatattagattatttataatcagaatattattaaatattattattatttatatagaaccattatttttaaaacatattaaccttattatatttttctcttaACTTTTTTGCTTTTATTAGCCTCTAATAGCAAGTAAAGCTAACctaaattttttcctttccacTTTTCAGCATCAACTATAACCAAAGTCTTTTCCATAGATCATCTTAGTCTCATATTCCCATAGGTAATCAAAATCATTTACTAAACCTGACATTGTTGGACTTATTAAGAATAAATATAtagtaaaagaaaattattaattaattatttaataattaactagCATATAAAATTATCTATAAGTAATTATAAATTAATAAGTAAATGAATAAATAGGTATCTTAATCTTCTCCTAATTACTAAGAATAACAATATAACAAAAGAAACTATGgactagttattaaataattaactaacacataaaaatattaatagttGTAGTCTAGTTGGTTAGGATATTAGGTTATAAGTTAGGAAACTATGTTCGAATCCCagaacaactaatttcttttccaattttaaaagaaaataaaaataaaaatagggtcAATGAGCACTTGACCCATTGACCCGGTTAAGAGCCCGAGGTCGGCGAGACTACCTGTAGTATTATAAGTGGTTTTAAATTGTTGTTATATGTATAACGTGTAAGATCAGTTTCAAACCATACCTATAATAGGAGCGGTTGTTTAATTTTTACCAACGGTTATGAAAACCGCTTCGATAGGATATAGGGACGGCGATAAGAGGAGCAGTTTTCAAACCGTTGGTAAAAGTGTAGGAGTGGTTGAAAGCCGctcttaaaagtaaaaaaaaaccatCCCTGGATGggtgttttttttgtagtgaagtTTTTCTGACAAGCTCATATCGagatatgggctgaggacacgtattcgcctcggtatgtgtgcgtgagccctttcctagctctatataaagggcctcacacttcatcggaggtacgcattctacgatattCGAAGACACTTCTCTGTGGTCCACTTGCTTGACttcgtcggagggtcgtcgccgggaaccccttcccggcccgacttctttgcaggttcgtcggagctcCGTGTGACCGGTCGGGGATCTGCGTCAGCAACGcggagagcgccacatgcccagcgttcgttgattcagcgttcggacatgatcaattaaCATTAATTATTTATAACGTGTAAGATCGGTTTCAAACCATACCTATAATAGGAGCGGTTGTTTAATTTTTACCAACGGTTATGAAAACCGCTTCGATAGGATATAGGGACGGCGACAAGAGGAGCAGTTTTCAAACCGTTGGTAAAAGTGTAGGAGTGGTTGAAAGCCGctcttaaaagtaaaaaaaaccatCCCTGGATGggtgttttttttgtagtgaagtttttctgacaagctcatatcgaggtatgggctgaggacacgtattcgtctcggtatgtgtgcgtgagccctttcctagctctatataaagggcctcacacttcatcggaggtacgcattctacgatattCGAAGACACTTCTCTGtggtccacttgcctgacttcgtcggagggtcgtcgccgggaaccccttcccggcccgacttctttgaaGGTTCGTCGGAGCTCCGTGTGACCGGTCGGGGATCTGCGTCAGCAACGcggagagcgccacatgcccagcgttcgttgattcagcgttcggacatgatcaattaaCATTAATTATTTATAAGTTATATACTATTCATttattcatctttattttttatatccaaaatttattttcttattttttaaaattttttaatataaaatccgTTCATTAACCGTGTTCAAAAAATTGAACACGATTAATGTGTGTGTTATAATACCTATCTATATTATTTTGTAATACCATTTGAACATTATAATATCCATATATTAACATTAATGTGGATGCTTATTAACACACTCaagttattttaatattaacattGATTATTTATAGATTCTAGTATTCATTTATTTATCTTTaattttatatcaaaaatttattttcttaatttttaaattttttatataaaatccgCTCAATGGAATACTGTTAATATATACGTTTGCAATACCATTTGAATATTATAACACCCAAGTAATAACACTAATATAGATGCTAGAccgagttaattttttttttttaaaagataagtaCCTTTTACTTTTCAACCTCCAAAATCGAATCAAGAATTTTAATCCTATttacaattaatcaaaattatccaactcatatatatattgttattttttgttttaaaaaaatagtttagttctagtatttaaaaattaagtagagaccttttaaaaaaactttaaaaataaataagaatttAGAACTCCTTTTATAAATTATCTCAACAATAAATAcggaaataaatattttaaataatttaaatataataatttaatagCGAATATAGCTATTctctatttattaataaaatagaaaatattaattatcaaataaaaaataaataggcTTAATTTCCTCTCGATATGGAACTCGAAATACATAGGCTTGAGGAAGAAGCATATAGATTAGTTGGTCTAGCATTTGATGCTCGATATAATGGTCTTTCATGTGTACAAATCCACATGCCTTTCTAAGTCATTATGACCTTATATATTACTACTTGCCGATttctttcattattttatggTGTTCAattcattcatcatttctttaacCTTAATTTTCtacatattatatttatttatatcatATCATGTAGTCTATAATTTAGTATATATGTATTACCTTTTCCTCAGGGTCTTCATGTTCTACTTTATGATCTCGACTCCAATAACAAGTCATGGGAATGGCTCAACCTCAAAGAGGCAAATTAATGTTTACATGACAACTTATCTTTTTCTTTAGTCTTTCCTTGTAGCTAATCTCTATTGTCACAAGTTATCGACCAAATTATAAATGTGACTGTTTACTTTCTTGAAGATTCCTCCTGAAGATATCAAATGGGTGACTGAAGCTGAGACTGATCAAGGtaccttatttaaaaaatataaatcagGCTACTATTTACTAGTAGCAATGTTGATACGCGAGGTATATATGTACCACACACGAACAACATACCCAATATAGCACTATCCCATATGCTTAAACGCtcttatatgtatatatatatctagCTCACTTACAAAACATCCCCTTTGGTGGTAAATCTAACTCTTGTAGTTAGGTGAGTAGAATTGTTATCACAATGTTAATTGCAAGTGCAAGTCACTAGACCTTTACTTTACATGAGTATTCGTTATATATATTGACACCGGCAGGCATAAGATATGTTGGATCATAATGTTAGTATATatacttttcttcttaaaaaaaaataaaaaataaaaaattaattagtctGGGTAATGTCGAGCCTGGAGTGACCGGTCCGATCCAACAGAAATTTTCCACCAATCAccagggtaaatcaggaagcgcacgtggcggccagcccagaagcccaacatcttttgattacgcccccccatttggagaaaaaattcctgcaaatacgtCGTAACTGGGGTTCAAACCGCGGATGTCTGGGAAACAATCTAGATATCCTACCACGACACTATGATTCCGGAAACTACTTTTCTTCTTCAAAGATACGATATCTAGTGGTTCTTACATAAAATCATTTTGCTTTGCAGAAGTTAAGATCCAATCACACCCAAGTGGATGTCGATGCATcgagaaagaattttttttttcttattatttttttaatttttttatttgtgtGATAATAAATATCTTACGATCCGATTAATCTTAGAAATATATAATTAACTCGACCTGATGGAAGTTTCTTACCCGAGTCCGCCCCACCTCTTACCATCATCACCAAAGTCTAAGGGACCAAGAGAGACTAATTGATTTCTAGCTCATTAAATAGGCCATTAAATAGACAGCTGCAATAAGCTCAATGTTTTGTAATGgtttttttaatgatttattcaatttcttttaaatttgatAGTAAAATTTCAACACAAATTAATGTTCTAGTAAACGTCGTAGTCTGATCTGGCAGCATTAGTATCAATTTGGGTCAGTGGCATCCCATACCTGTCCAATACGATATAAAACATGTTACAACCTGGAAGCAAGCactttgcttttttttttcttttgtcacTTGGTTGTTTGAAATATAGGGATGCCATTTGTTGGACTGGGGATGATGATAATGGACTTGTTGGCATGTTTGCATTTCGTACTTTGACAGGAGTCGTGGATGAAAAAAGTGAGCAAAGGTGTTTAAGTGAGAGGCCTTGTCTAACTTTAAACCATACTTAACTAGTCTAGGTCTACTAACGATTATATAACTATAATGAAATATACTCTTGTCCTGGTCCGAGACTGAAGGGTGGGTCAATTCCTTGACAAGTCGTCTTCGTCTCTTGTGATCAGTCAGCTTCCTTCAATCAGATTAGCTCTGGAGGAGTCGGACTTTAATGAATCAGATGTTGATAAGAAACACTACAAGAATAATTGAGATACTACAAGAATAATTAAGATTAGCGATCAAAATTTTGGCCGTTAATTAGCTGCTAACTATAGTTAGTGACCGAATTACTTGATCACTAAAAATTTGGTCGTCAACTCTGATTAGCGACGGAAATTAATTTTCGTCACTAATTCGCGATGTAATTTAGTTTCTATCGCTAAAATTAGCAACGGAAAAAATATTCTGTCGCTAAAATTAGAGATGAAAATAAACTCTACGTAGCTTTTCCATCACTAATTTTTAGTAATGTGGTAAATCGCAAGTGCACAATtgtatcgtcaagtaataaaatattaatccTCAGGGACTGTAGATTAAACACTAGTTAAAGTTGCATGCCTAGTTATCTAAATCATCAGAGTTGTGTGAAGTCAAGTGATAaacccagttagcctcattgactatccctagAGATGACCGACTCGACCCCACATAATTTTTCCACCTACCACCAGcgtaaatcgggaagcgcgcgCCGCGGGCAGCCTAAGACCTCAGCATCCTTTGGTTGAGCAccctatttggagaaaaaattcctacaaatatgtCATAGCTAGAGATCGAATTGTAGATGCCTGGGTGACAATCTGGATATCCTACCGCGACACCAGAACCTCGAGGATGTGAAGTCAAGTGAACAAGCGAGTAAGAGAGAGAGATCAAGCGAGAGCAAGAGaaagagagtaagagagagaGGGAGCAAGTGCAATCGAAGGAAATTAGATTGGGAGAATAATTTTAGGATTTCGATTTTACTACGATGCTAGTTGGTACTCTAAGTATTGTTCACTTCCCTACCTGCATGTTTACTTACTTGTGGGGATTCTACTAAATTATCGAAGAACCCATGAGGATTTTACGTAGTGCTCACCACAAAATCCAATGttattaagtaaagaagtaatGCTAGAGAGACCACTTAAAGGAATACCCTTTTCACCAAGGGCTCCATAGTCATAGAATCTAGATTATTCATCTACTTCCAATATTAAATTGGGACAAAGTCATTTATCCCTAATTAGTTATCCCCTTGCATTAAATTAGCTCCCTTTTAAGAGGATGACTCTAAAAAGTCCATTTAAAGGAATACCCCTGTCACATAAAGTCCtacggtcatacaatctagaacATCTACTCTACAAGGTGACCAATCCTCTGCAATTCAATGCGTACACAACACCCACAATCAATCAATCTAGAACAAGAAATATACATATCATAGAATAAGGAAATGCCCAAATACAAAGTTCACACATCAACATCACATTAtaattacttcctacatcctagagtccaaagatctactccatagcaagGAAAATACAACCAAGAGATAAGAATAATAACATTTTACAACTCAAAAACATAGTAGAGAGGAAAAAGGATGCTTAACAATGCTTTACCAGTCTTCTCGAATGGAATCCTCGCTTGGATGGTGGATAGATCGTCAAAGTCGACGGTCCCCTAGAAAGGGGAGAACCCTCCTCCCTTAATTAGGGATTTTTGGGTTATTTATAGCCCTCCAAATATTTCAAAAAGGTTGGGAAATGGGCCCACGTGGCCCCTGCCCAGGACGTGACATAACTGTCCCTTTTTGGCACGATCATGCCTTGTCGGCCTCAACCAACTGATGCTAGCCAAGACACGGTTGTGCCTTTTAGGTACAGCCAAACCATGTAACTCTTTGGTTATTCTTTGGGAGGAGACACAATCGCACCAAAAAAGCCTGGTTGCACCATGTTGGTTGCTGTCGGAGGCATTGAATCTCCGGACAAGGCACGCCCAAGCTGTGTTAGCTTCAGTTGGAGGTAATAAAACTACGAACAAGGCATGGCTTGGACCTTTATGGATGCTAAAAATCCTCCATTCTTCAGTCAATATCGCTAGTAGGAGCTCACCTATGTCATGGGACACGGTCAGTGCATATTCCTTTCTTCCAAATCTTGCTCCATTGTTGCAATACATCAGTTTTGCTCTAAAAATATGTCCCATCTATCAAAATACGAagagagcagatctccgaactaaAAGAGTAGAAGtaataaaattacataaaatggGATGTGTAAATGTAAATCATGCTCATgaaatacaaataaatatatgacaaataatgcctaaaaacatatataatctacacatATTACACTCTCAGATTTAAACCTTTCCTGGTTCTTAAGCAAAACCTGTAATCTAGATTCATATGTGTGAATGGTGGATCATAATTCCTAGTACATCAGtctaatcctatcatgtagtttcattgatgagtatgatacaaaaattattttagtgTGGCATAAGTAGAAGTTATTCTTGCTTAGTGCAATGAGTGGCCAACTTTTTCAAGTGTAGCCTAGTCAAATTGTCAACTAACTGTGCTTCTTATGCTTCtggcgatagacacttaccttcCATACACAAAGTTCATCTCTCTCAAAGTCTACACAGGACCTCAAAAGGATTGT is drawn from Zingiber officinale cultivar Zhangliang chromosome 1B, Zo_v1.1, whole genome shotgun sequence and contains these coding sequences:
- the LOC121972617 gene encoding uncharacterized protein LOC121972617, with the translated sequence MASRPDQVPDMRLFDAYFLRADVDRDGRISGKEAVTFFEGSNLPRPVLAQMGHIFRAKLMYCNNGARFGRKEYALTVSHDIGELLLAILTEEWRIFSIHKGPSHALFVVLLPPTEANTAWACLVRRFNASDSNQHGATRLFWCDCVSSQRITKELHGLAVPKRHNRVLASISWLRPTRHDRAKKGQLCHVLGRGHVGPFPNLFEIFGGL